One Natrinema longum genomic window carries:
- a CDS encoding TrkH family potassium uptake protein, with amino-acid sequence MRIRTDWRASVALVGTVLKYLSVPLVIPIVVALIYSDPVFPFVATIVLTIAIGHGLEQLSPEPDLQVREAMLFVAISWLAVAMIGAVPYVIAGWGTESTLAHPVNALFESMSGFTTTGATVLGSISLEDHSHAIMMWRQLTQWLGGMGIIVLMVAILPELAVSGAQLVESEAPGPQLQKLTPRIAETARILWLVYFAFTVVYIAILYGFNLAGMADNMTLYNAIAHGFTTLPTGGFSPEADSVAAFSAIVQWTAIPFMIVAGTNFALFWHVFSGDGHRFVRNSEFRAYVSAIAGLTVLLAGMLYVGTAPALGDLGGVTEGVVENSLRQSAFQIASLLTSTGYATSDFAAWSGTGKVVLLFAMLVGGCAGSTGGGVKVVRWLIVFKVLRRELFTASHPEVVRPIRLGGNVVDEDAIRGVLGFTFMYLFIFALATLVIMLDASRIGYSLEPLEAFSASLATIGNIGPGFGSLGPFGSYLEFPYSSKLLMVFLMWIGRLEIIPVLVLFTGGFWTR; translated from the coding sequence ATGCGGATCCGTACTGACTGGCGCGCCAGTGTCGCGCTCGTCGGAACCGTGCTCAAGTATCTCTCCGTCCCACTGGTGATTCCGATCGTCGTTGCGCTGATCTATAGCGACCCCGTGTTCCCGTTCGTCGCGACGATCGTCCTTACGATCGCCATCGGCCACGGCCTCGAGCAACTCAGTCCCGAGCCGGATCTACAGGTCCGGGAGGCCATGCTCTTCGTGGCGATCTCGTGGTTGGCCGTCGCGATGATCGGTGCAGTCCCCTACGTGATCGCGGGCTGGGGAACCGAATCGACGCTCGCTCATCCCGTCAACGCCCTGTTCGAGTCGATGTCGGGCTTTACGACGACCGGGGCGACGGTCCTCGGGAGCATCTCGCTCGAGGATCACTCCCACGCGATCATGATGTGGCGACAGCTCACCCAGTGGCTCGGCGGGATGGGGATCATCGTGTTGATGGTCGCGATCCTCCCCGAGCTGGCGGTCAGCGGGGCACAACTCGTCGAGTCGGAAGCGCCGGGACCGCAGTTACAGAAACTCACGCCGCGCATCGCCGAGACGGCGCGTATCCTCTGGCTCGTCTACTTCGCCTTTACCGTCGTCTACATTGCTATCCTCTACGGATTCAATTTGGCGGGGATGGCCGACAACATGACCCTCTACAACGCCATCGCCCACGGGTTCACGACGCTCCCGACGGGCGGGTTCTCACCGGAGGCCGACAGCGTCGCGGCGTTCTCCGCGATCGTCCAGTGGACCGCCATCCCGTTCATGATCGTCGCCGGGACCAACTTCGCCCTGTTCTGGCACGTCTTCAGCGGCGACGGTCATCGATTCGTCCGTAACTCCGAGTTCCGCGCCTACGTGAGCGCGATCGCCGGGCTGACGGTCCTCCTCGCCGGGATGCTCTACGTCGGTACCGCGCCGGCACTCGGGGATCTCGGCGGCGTGACGGAAGGCGTGGTCGAGAACTCGCTGCGACAGAGCGCCTTCCAGATCGCGTCACTGTTGACTTCGACCGGTTACGCGACCAGCGACTTCGCGGCGTGGTCCGGGACCGGCAAGGTCGTACTCCTGTTCGCGATGCTCGTCGGCGGCTGTGCGGGCTCGACCGGTGGCGGCGTCAAGGTCGTTCGATGGTTGATCGTCTTCAAGGTACTGCGCCGAGAGCTGTTCACGGCGTCCCATCCCGAGGTCGTCCGCCCGATTCGACTCGGCGGCAACGTCGTCGACGAGGACGCCATTCGCGGCGTCCTCGGATTCACGTTCATGTACCTCTTCATCTTCGCTCTCGCCACGCTGGTCATCATGCTCGACGCCAGCCGAATCGGTTACTCCCTCGAGCCACTCGAGGCGTTCAGCGCGAGCCTCGCGACGATCGGGAACATCGGCCCCGGGTTCGGTTCGCTGGGCCCCTTCGGGAGCTACCTCGAGTTCCCGTACAGTTCGAAACTCCTGATGGTCTTCCTGATGTGGATCGGCCGTCTGGAGATCATCCCCGTTCTGGTCCTCTTCACCGGCGGGTTCTGGACGCGTTGA
- the trkA gene encoding Trk system potassium transporter TrkA, protein MYVIIVGAGEVGRSIAANLEETHDVVVVDQDADVVDELTYSLDVLTIRGDGTDLEVLREAGLEQAGLVIACTDNDETNAVVCGAAKATAEVFTIARVRRRTLLETWQGSQGAFGVDFMVCTDLLTAQAIFRISGLPSAHDVDTFAGGLIRMAEFDIPPESPIADRTVSDADCYDSLTFAAIFRDNEMVVTRGDTVIRAGDRVVVIGSPASINEFADEVATMPEEAEEVVIVGASEIGYQTAREFEDHGFRPRMIERDHDRAREVAESLPNTMVMESDATNSEFLAREHVGEADVVVAALDSDEKNLLVSLLADRLGVDRTVAIIENPEYADLFETVGVDVAINPREETAEEIIRFTRTDHTEKVAMLEHDLAEVIEIEVGEESVLVGREIAEATDDLPEGVVIGAISRSGEHITPRGSTVVQSGDHVIVFVDAAVLDEVIELI, encoded by the coding sequence ATGTACGTAATCATCGTCGGTGCCGGCGAGGTCGGCCGCTCGATTGCCGCAAACCTGGAAGAGACCCACGACGTGGTCGTTGTCGATCAGGATGCCGACGTCGTCGATGAACTCACCTACTCGCTGGACGTGCTGACGATCCGGGGCGACGGGACGGACCTCGAGGTCCTGCGTGAGGCCGGGCTCGAGCAAGCGGGGCTCGTCATCGCCTGTACGGACAACGACGAGACGAACGCCGTCGTCTGTGGGGCGGCGAAGGCGACGGCCGAGGTGTTTACCATCGCCCGGGTTCGACGACGGACGCTGCTGGAAACCTGGCAGGGTTCACAGGGTGCCTTCGGCGTCGACTTCATGGTCTGTACCGACCTGCTGACTGCGCAGGCGATCTTTCGGATCTCCGGACTGCCGAGCGCACACGACGTCGATACGTTCGCCGGCGGCCTCATCCGTATGGCCGAGTTCGACATCCCCCCGGAGAGTCCGATCGCCGACCGGACCGTAAGCGACGCCGACTGCTACGATTCGCTCACCTTCGCCGCGATCTTTCGGGACAACGAGATGGTCGTCACGAGGGGTGACACGGTCATCCGGGCGGGCGACCGCGTCGTCGTCATCGGCAGCCCTGCCTCGATCAACGAGTTCGCCGACGAGGTCGCCACGATGCCCGAGGAGGCGGAAGAAGTCGTCATCGTCGGCGCGAGCGAAATCGGCTACCAGACCGCCCGCGAGTTCGAGGACCACGGCTTTCGACCGCGAATGATCGAACGCGACCACGACCGGGCCCGCGAGGTCGCCGAGTCGCTCCCGAACACGATGGTCATGGAAAGCGACGCGACCAATTCCGAGTTCCTCGCCCGCGAGCACGTCGGCGAGGCCGACGTCGTCGTCGCCGCCCTCGACAGCGACGAGAAGAACCTGCTCGTCTCCCTACTGGCCGACCGGCTCGGCGTCGACCGCACCGTCGCGATCATCGAGAACCCCGAGTACGCCGACCTCTTCGAGACCGTCGGTGTCGATGTCGCGATCAATCCCCGCGAGGAGACCGCCGAGGAGATCATCCGCTTTACCCGAACCGACCACACCGAGAAGGTGGCCATGCTCGAACACGACCTCGCGGAAGTCATCGAGATCGAGGTCGGCGAGGAGAGCGTCCTCGTCGGTCGGGAGATCGCCGAGGCGACCGACGACCTCCCCGAGGGCGTCGTCATCGGCGCGATCTCACGAAGCGGTGAACATATCACGCCGCGTGGCTCGACGGTCGTTCAGTCCGGCGATCACGTGATCGTCTTCGTCGACGCGGCCGTCCTCGACGAGGTCATCGAACTGATCTAG
- a CDS encoding isopentenyl phosphate kinase codes for MIVLKLGGSVITEKDRPETLDGDALERAADAIAATRESGPEDLVIVHGGGSFGHHNASEHGVTTTEGTHDASAALDIHGAMTTLNQFVLRRLLERDVEAVPVHPFSAAARDSKGELDLPTGQVETMLAEGFVPVLHGDVIAHAGAGATVVSGDELVAELARALSADRVGLCSTVPGVLDDGDAVIDRIDDFETVADVLGTSEATDVTGGMAGKVRTLLGLEAAASIFGLESLASFLEGENPGTTID; via the coding sequence ATGATCGTTCTGAAACTCGGCGGCAGCGTCATCACCGAGAAGGACCGGCCGGAAACCCTCGACGGCGACGCCCTCGAGCGCGCGGCCGACGCGATCGCGGCGACACGAGAGAGCGGTCCCGAGGACCTCGTGATCGTCCACGGCGGCGGGAGCTTCGGCCACCACAACGCAAGCGAGCACGGCGTCACCACGACCGAGGGGACCCACGACGCGTCGGCAGCGCTGGACATCCACGGCGCGATGACGACGTTGAATCAGTTCGTCCTGCGTCGACTACTCGAGCGCGACGTCGAGGCGGTGCCGGTCCATCCCTTTTCGGCAGCCGCCCGCGATAGCAAGGGGGAGCTCGACTTGCCGACCGGGCAGGTCGAAACGATGCTCGCGGAGGGGTTCGTCCCCGTCCTCCACGGCGACGTGATCGCCCACGCCGGCGCGGGTGCGACCGTCGTCAGCGGCGACGAACTCGTGGCGGAACTCGCTCGAGCGCTCTCGGCCGATCGGGTGGGGCTGTGCTCGACGGTCCCTGGGGTGTTAGACGACGGGGACGCCGTGATCGACCGGATCGACGACTTCGAGACCGTCGCCGACGTGCTCGGGACCAGCGAGGCGACCGACGTGACCGGCGGGATGGCCGGCAAAGTGCGGACGCTGCTCGGTCTCGAGGCTGCGGCGTCGATCTTCGGCCTCGAGTCGCTCGCGTCGTTCCTCGAGGGCGAGAATCCGGGGACGACGATCGACTGA
- the rpsB gene encoding 30S ribosomal protein S2, with translation MTENDATQEGLDAAEEAIDEEPAEGAGPAADADDVEPVDEQSADAEGAPTADAEQADDAESEDAGPTLDDDVMSDEEADLLIPVEDYLGAGVHIGTQQKTQDMERFIHRVRTDGLYVLDVSKTDGRIRTAADFLANYDPEQILVTSSRQYGRFPAEKFAEAVGARARTGRFIPGTLTNPKYDGYIEPDVLVVTDPIGDAQAVKEAITVGIPVIAMCDSNNQVSNVDLVVPTNNKGRKALSVVYWLLANEVLDRRGAEPSYSLEDFESTV, from the coding sequence ATGACAGAGAACGATGCAACCCAGGAAGGGCTCGACGCCGCCGAGGAGGCGATCGACGAGGAGCCAGCCGAAGGGGCTGGCCCCGCCGCCGACGCCGACGACGTCGAGCCAGTAGACGAACAGTCCGCCGACGCCGAGGGAGCACCCACGGCCGACGCAGAACAAGCCGACGACGCCGAAAGCGAGGATGCCGGGCCGACCCTCGACGACGACGTGATGTCCGACGAGGAGGCCGACCTCCTCATCCCCGTCGAGGACTACCTCGGCGCTGGCGTCCACATCGGGACCCAGCAAAAGACTCAGGACATGGAGCGGTTCATCCACCGCGTCCGAACCGACGGGCTCTACGTGCTCGACGTCTCGAAGACCGACGGCCGTATCCGTACGGCCGCGGACTTCCTCGCGAACTACGACCCCGAGCAGATCCTCGTCACCTCGAGTCGCCAGTACGGTCGGTTCCCGGCGGAGAAGTTCGCCGAAGCCGTCGGCGCTCGCGCCCGGACCGGTCGCTTCATCCCGGGGACGCTGACGAACCCTAAGTACGACGGCTACATCGAGCCGGACGTACTGGTCGTCACCGACCCGATCGGCGACGCCCAGGCCGTCAAGGAGGCCATCACGGTCGGCATCCCGGTCATCGCGATGTGTGACTCGAACAACCAGGTCAGTAACGTCGACCTCGTCGTCCCGACGAACAACAAGGGTCGCAAGGCCCTCTCGGTCGTCTACTGGCTGCTCGCCAACGAGGTCCTCGACCGACGCGGTGCCGAGCCGTCCTACTCGCTCGAGGACTTCGAAAGTACCGTATAA
- the mvk gene encoding mevalonate kinase, translating to MTLSSAPGKVYLLGEHAVVYGEPTVLCAIEQRARVGVQRRDDGKLRVNAEDLSLDGFTVEYDGTADEGPDIDVSESLLDAAMGYVDGAIEQVRDVTGNDEVGFDVTIESDIPLGAGLGSSAAVVVAAIDAATRELGVTLETDELAERAYRTEYQVQDGQASRADTFCSATGGAVRVEGDDCRSLEAPEVPIVIGFDGGAGDTGKLVAGVRDLREEYGFAADTIAAIGDVVRNGEAALADGDLEELGRLMNFNHGLLSALGVSSRSLDTMVWAARDAGAYGAKLIGAGGGGCIAALDPTPETETALSFTPGCEDAFRAELAETGVERLE from the coding sequence ATGACACTTTCGAGCGCTCCCGGCAAGGTGTATCTACTCGGGGAGCACGCGGTGGTCTACGGCGAGCCGACTGTCCTGTGTGCGATCGAGCAGCGGGCGCGGGTCGGCGTACAGCGACGCGACGACGGGAAACTCCGAGTCAACGCCGAAGATCTCAGTCTGGACGGATTCACGGTCGAGTACGACGGAACGGCCGACGAGGGGCCGGACATCGATGTCTCGGAATCGCTGCTCGACGCCGCGATGGGGTACGTCGACGGCGCGATCGAGCAGGTCCGGGACGTCACCGGGAACGACGAGGTCGGGTTCGACGTGACCATCGAGAGCGACATCCCCCTGGGCGCGGGACTCGGGTCGTCGGCCGCAGTCGTCGTGGCGGCTATCGACGCCGCCACCCGCGAGCTCGGTGTCACCCTCGAGACCGACGAACTCGCCGAGCGGGCCTATCGGACGGAGTACCAGGTCCAGGACGGCCAGGCCTCGCGGGCCGATACGTTCTGTTCGGCGACCGGCGGCGCGGTCCGCGTCGAGGGTGACGACTGCCGCTCGCTCGAGGCACCCGAGGTACCGATCGTGATCGGGTTCGACGGCGGCGCGGGGGACACCGGCAAGCTGGTTGCAGGCGTCCGCGACCTGCGCGAGGAGTACGGGTTCGCTGCCGACACGATCGCGGCGATCGGCGACGTCGTGCGCAACGGCGAGGCGGCGCTTGCCGACGGTGATCTCGAGGAACTCGGCCGACTGATGAACTTCAATCACGGCCTGCTTTCGGCGCTGGGCGTCTCCTCGCGCTCCCTGGACACGATGGTCTGGGCGGCCCGCGACGCGGGCGCGTACGGCGCGAAGCTCATCGGGGCTGGCGGGGGTGGCTGTATCGCCGCGTTGGATCCGACGCCGGAGACCGAGACGGCCCTCTCCTTTACCCCGGGCTGTGAAGATGCCTTCCGCGCGGAACTCGCCGAAACGGGTGTGGAGCGACTCGAATGA
- a CDS encoding potassium channel family protein, translating to MYIVIVGAGDIGMPLIDIATRSGNEVVVIENDPERADRVAGQYDCLILNDDATAHDTLQDAGIEKTDALISTTDRDPTNIMVCLLAQEHEVPNIVSVVHDPEHMNVFRQIGVNTMENPQELIAEYLYRAVARPAIVDYMRIGEKAEVFEITVTENAPIDGKTLIEAADDDLLPEDVLIVAIEREGEDPPITPRGNTRIEADDLLTVYSAFGAEPTLTDVFGHPEDRAE from the coding sequence ATGTATATCGTCATCGTCGGCGCGGGCGATATCGGGATGCCGCTCATCGATATCGCAACTCGGTCGGGAAACGAGGTCGTCGTCATCGAGAACGACCCCGAGCGAGCGGACCGAGTCGCCGGTCAATACGACTGTCTGATCCTCAACGACGATGCGACGGCTCACGATACGCTTCAGGACGCCGGGATCGAGAAGACGGACGCGCTGATCAGTACGACCGATCGAGATCCGACCAACATTATGGTCTGTTTGCTCGCGCAGGAACACGAGGTTCCCAATATCGTCTCGGTCGTTCACGACCCCGAACACATGAACGTGTTCCGCCAGATCGGCGTCAATACGATGGAGAACCCACAGGAACTCATCGCCGAATACCTCTACCGGGCGGTCGCCCGCCCGGCGATCGTCGACTACATGCGAATCGGCGAGAAGGCGGAGGTATTCGAGATCACCGTCACTGAAAACGCGCCGATCGACGGGAAGACGCTCATCGAGGCAGCGGACGACGACCTCCTCCCCGAGGACGTCCTGATCGTTGCGATCGAACGCGAAGGGGAGGATCCACCGATCACGCCGCGAGGGAACACGAGAATCGAGGCCGACGATTTGCTCACCGTCTATTCGGCGTTCGGAGCGGAACCCACCCTCACGGACGTGTTCGGCCACCCAGAAGACCGGGCAGAATGA
- a CDS encoding thiamine-phosphate synthase family protein, with amino-acid sequence MSLVLPSELVVDRFLPTVRAMLAARLADRGLTQREIAAELGVTQAAVSKYVGGESGGDDWFRNDPETVATVERIADGLAGGEMDGYDALAELLSLVHSLEDRGPICELHEEEMPELRGLGCDLCVRGLDPDVRAERDVLANVRTATRTLASIPGMDDVVPNVGTNVGMSLPEPGDETDVAAVPGRIYAMGGRIEIPANPEFGASKHVATAVLAANDTDSEIRAAINVATDDGLLEAARERGLEPLEFDADYEDRGEHLRERFAARGTVPAVAYHQGAFGIEPVSYVFGTTAVEAAELLEALLETISP; translated from the coding sequence ATGTCGCTCGTCTTGCCCAGCGAACTCGTCGTCGATCGGTTCCTGCCGACGGTCCGGGCGATGCTGGCCGCGCGCCTCGCCGACCGCGGACTGACCCAACGGGAGATCGCCGCCGAACTCGGCGTGACCCAGGCCGCGGTCAGCAAGTACGTCGGGGGCGAGAGCGGCGGTGACGACTGGTTTCGGAACGACCCCGAAACCGTCGCCACCGTCGAACGCATCGCTGACGGACTGGCCGGCGGCGAGATGGACGGCTACGACGCGCTGGCCGAACTCCTCTCGCTCGTCCACAGCCTCGAGGATCGGGGCCCGATCTGTGAACTCCACGAGGAGGAGATGCCCGAACTGCGGGGGCTCGGCTGCGATCTGTGCGTTCGCGGCCTCGATCCCGACGTCCGCGCCGAACGGGACGTCCTCGCGAACGTCCGGACCGCCACACGCACGCTCGCCTCGATTCCCGGAATGGACGACGTCGTCCCGAACGTCGGAACCAACGTCGGAATGTCGCTTCCCGAACCAGGTGACGAAACCGACGTCGCCGCGGTCCCCGGCCGGATCTACGCCATGGGCGGCCGGATCGAAATCCCCGCGAATCCCGAGTTCGGCGCGTCGAAACACGTCGCGACGGCCGTCCTCGCCGCGAACGATACCGACTCCGAGATCCGGGCGGCGATCAACGTCGCCACCGACGACGGCCTGCTCGAGGCCGCTCGCGAGCGAGGACTCGAGCCACTCGAGTTCGACGCCGACTACGAGGACCGCGGCGAACACCTCCGCGAGCGGTTCGCCGCCCGCGGCACCGTCCCCGCCGTCGCCTACCACCAGGGCGCGTTCGGGATCGAACCCGTGAGCTACGTCTTCGGAACGACGGCAGTCGAGGCCGCCGAACTGCTCGAGGCGCTGCTCGAGACGATTTCGCCGTGA
- a CDS encoding TrkH family potassium uptake protein, producing the protein MNGATETIGRDLGRILEALAGLMFVSILVPLVWGEYYAIPALIVSGVIPFAIGYSFRTRFRKAARPGKLHGMIIAAVGWFCVAIFGSLPFYLIAWTVEFAPPVLGEASRASTPTLAAFTQPLNALFESMSGFTGTGLTMTDNEEVLPRTLQWWRSFIEWIGGVGVIVLTTAILARPGSGSLTLYESEARSERIHPSIVSTVQTIWWIFILFTFVSILLLWVVGMPIWGAINHAMTGLATGGFSITDNSIATYDSVAIDFALLPIMLLGSIAFPVHYLILQGDLRNLYTDLQTRWVFIYMGIGTALLTVLVYVGDTYDSLFTAFRYGSFQFVSAATCAGFQTAADTTNVALGRWPAQAQLTVVFGMVVGGAAGSTVGGIKLIRALTLLKGIRFRIGDVFYPETAVRRLKINGRRLDEREVRQEFEEAAIIAALWFFFLGIGIFVLLLILPQGEYTLENVIFEVASAQGNVGLSAGITGPESLPTVGKIMFLFNMWIGRLEIIPVLVTLRAVFDRGGLYR; encoded by the coding sequence ATGAATGGGGCAACGGAAACGATCGGCCGGGACCTCGGGCGCATACTCGAGGCGCTGGCCGGCCTCATGTTCGTCTCGATTCTCGTTCCGCTCGTCTGGGGCGAATACTACGCGATTCCGGCGCTGATCGTCTCCGGAGTGATCCCGTTCGCTATCGGCTACTCCTTCAGAACGAGGTTCCGGAAAGCGGCCAGACCCGGAAAGTTACACGGGATGATCATCGCCGCAGTGGGGTGGTTCTGCGTCGCGATCTTCGGCTCGCTGCCCTTCTACCTCATCGCGTGGACGGTCGAGTTCGCGCCGCCGGTCCTCGGGGAAGCGTCACGCGCGTCGACGCCGACGCTCGCGGCGTTTACGCAGCCGCTCAACGCGCTGTTCGAGAGCATGAGCGGCTTTACCGGGACCGGGCTAACGATGACCGACAACGAGGAGGTCTTACCGCGGACGCTCCAGTGGTGGCGCTCGTTCATCGAGTGGATCGGCGGTGTCGGCGTGATCGTCCTCACGACGGCGATCCTCGCCCGGCCGGGGAGCGGCTCGCTGACCCTCTACGAGAGCGAGGCCCGCTCCGAGCGGATCCATCCGAGCATCGTCTCGACGGTACAGACGATCTGGTGGATCTTCATCCTGTTTACGTTCGTTTCGATCCTGCTGCTGTGGGTCGTCGGGATGCCGATCTGGGGGGCGATCAATCACGCGATGACGGGGCTGGCGACCGGCGGGTTCTCGATTACCGACAACTCGATCGCCACCTACGACAGCGTGGCCATCGACTTCGCGCTCCTCCCGATCATGCTGCTTGGCAGCATCGCGTTCCCCGTCCACTATCTCATCCTCCAGGGCGACTTGCGGAACCTCTATACCGACCTGCAGACCCGGTGGGTGTTCATCTACATGGGGATCGGGACGGCCCTGCTCACCGTGTTGGTGTACGTCGGTGACACGTACGACTCCCTGTTTACGGCGTTCCGGTATGGCTCGTTCCAGTTCGTCTCCGCCGCGACCTGTGCTGGCTTCCAGACCGCTGCCGACACGACGAACGTCGCGCTGGGTCGCTGGCCAGCACAGGCCCAACTCACCGTCGTGTTCGGAATGGTGGTCGGCGGCGCGGCCGGGTCGACGGTCGGCGGGATCAAGCTGATCCGAGCGCTGACCCTGTTGAAGGGAATTCGATTCCGTATTGGGGACGTCTTCTATCCCGAGACGGCCGTTCGCCGGCTGAAGATCAACGGTCGCCGCCTCGACGAACGGGAGGTCCGCCAGGAGTTCGAGGAGGCGGCGATTATCGCGGCTCTCTGGTTCTTCTTCCTCGGTATCGGGATCTTCGTGCTCCTCCTGATACTCCCGCAAGGCGAGTACACGCTCGAGAACGTCATCTTCGAAGTCGCGAGCGCACAGGGTAACGTCGGCCTCTCTGCGGGGATCACTGGCCCCGAGTCGCTGCCGACGGTCGGCAAGATCATGTTCCTGTTCAATATGTGGATCGGCCGCCTCGAGATCATTCCCGTCCTGGTGACGCTGCGAGCGGTCTTCGACCGCGGAGGGCTGTACCGATGA
- the eno gene encoding phosphopyruvate hydratase, translating to MTRITDVRLRRILDSRGNPTVEADVLTESGGFGRAAAPSGASTGEYEAVERPPNEAIAAAREHAVPRLVGEVYAGNQRDVDAALHAADGTDDFSEIGANSAVAISMAAAKAGADVLGAPLFQHLGGTFRGENSPIPLGNVVGGGEHAADATDIQEFLAAPVGAPSVADAVFANAAVHAAVADLLEERDVPCGKGDEGAWAPSIDDSEAFEVVDEAVSMVADEVGFNIGFGLDVAGAELYDSDSGTYEYSDRSRDTDEQIAYIAELVEEYDLVYVEDPLDEDDYDAFADLTDEVGDQTLVCGDDLFVTNTERLVEGIDRGAANSILIKPNQIGTLTDAFDAIELATRNGYDSVVSHRSGETEDATIAHLAVATDAPFIKTGAVGGERTAKLNELIRIADDAT from the coding sequence ATGACGCGTATTACCGACGTTCGGCTGCGCCGGATTCTCGACTCGCGAGGGAACCCGACGGTCGAAGCGGACGTCCTGACGGAAAGTGGCGGCTTCGGCCGCGCTGCAGCACCAAGCGGTGCCAGCACCGGCGAGTACGAGGCCGTCGAGCGGCCGCCAAACGAGGCGATCGCCGCGGCCCGGGAACACGCCGTTCCCCGACTCGTCGGCGAGGTCTACGCGGGCAACCAGCGTGACGTCGACGCGGCGCTCCACGCCGCCGACGGGACCGACGACTTCTCCGAGATCGGGGCCAACAGCGCGGTCGCGATCTCCATGGCCGCCGCGAAGGCCGGTGCCGACGTGCTCGGTGCACCGCTCTTTCAGCACCTCGGTGGCACGTTCCGCGGCGAGAACTCCCCGATTCCGCTCGGGAACGTCGTCGGTGGCGGCGAACACGCCGCCGACGCGACCGACATTCAGGAGTTCCTGGCTGCACCCGTCGGCGCACCCAGCGTCGCGGATGCCGTCTTCGCCAACGCGGCCGTCCACGCCGCCGTCGCCGACCTGCTCGAGGAACGCGACGTTCCGTGCGGGAAAGGCGACGAGGGCGCGTGGGCACCGTCGATCGACGACAGCGAGGCCTTCGAGGTCGTCGACGAAGCGGTCTCGATGGTCGCCGACGAGGTCGGCTTCAACATCGGCTTCGGGCTGGACGTGGCCGGCGCTGAACTGTACGATTCCGACTCCGGGACGTACGAGTACAGCGACCGCAGCCGTGACACCGACGAGCAGATCGCCTACATCGCCGAACTCGTCGAGGAGTACGATCTGGTCTACGTCGAGGATCCTCTCGACGAGGACGATTACGACGCCTTCGCCGACCTCACCGACGAGGTCGGCGATCAGACGCTGGTCTGTGGTGACGACCTGTTCGTCACCAACACCGAGCGTCTCGTCGAGGGAATCGATCGCGGCGCGGCAAACAGCATCCTGATCAAGCCAAACCAGATCGGGACGCTGACGGACGCCTTCGACGCGATCGAACTCGCGACGCGGAACGGTTACGATTCGGTCGTCTCCCATCGGTCGGGCGAGACCGAAGACGCGACGATCGCACACCTCGCTGTTGCGACCGACGCCCCCTTCATCAAGACGGGTGCCGTCGGCGGCGAGCGAACTGCAAAGCTCAACGAGCTCATTCGAATCGCAGACGACGCGACATGA